CGTAGGGGCGACCGTCCACGGTCGCCCGCGGGCGGGTGTGGACACCCGCCCCTACGTCAACGCAACCTGAGGTGAGGGGTGCGACCCCGGTTCTACTCGAAGGCGTAGAGCTTGCCGTCCTCGCAGCTCACCACCAGGGTGCCGTTGGCGTAAGCCGAGGAGCCGATGACCCCGGCGCCCAGTTCCTTCGACCAGAGCTCCTTGCCGGTTTCGGTGTCCACCGCGTGGATGACCCCCGCCTTGGTGGTGATAAAGACGGCCTGGTCTATCACCGTGGGGCAGAAGCGGATGGGGGTCTCGGTGCCGAAGCGCCAGCGCTTCTGGGCGTCTTCGGTCTTGAGCGATTCGAGGTAGTTCTGGGCTACGAAGTAGATGCTGTCCCGGCTCACGCTCGAGGTGCAGGTCAGCGAGGCGATGGTCTCGTGGCGCCAGAGTATCTTCGCCGTCTCGGCGTCCAGGCAGTAGAGGTAGCCCCGTCTCTTGTCCGACTCGGGCAGGGAGTAGAAGAGGCGTTCGGAGTGGTAGGTGGCGGAGCTGGTGGCCCGGCCCAGGGATTTCGTCTTCCACTTGATGTCGCCGGAACCCTGCCAGACGCTCATCAGGCAGCCGTCGTAGGTGCCGATGAAGATGTTGACCTCGCCGGTGGTGGGCTCGCTGTGCGCCGACTCCCAGGGGCTGATCCACTTGAGCTGGCAGTGTGTGGCGTCCAGGGCGACCAGGTACCCCTCGCGGCTGGTGAGGAAGACGTTGGTGCCGTCCACGCAGGGGGTGTTGAGGACGATGTCGTCCAGGTGGAACTTCCACTGGATGAGGCCCGACTCGATCCCGATGGAGTAGAGGTGCTGGTCGTCGCAGGGCACGTAGACGAAGCCGTCCCACGAGGTGGCGGCGGGGCTCGTGACCTTGGCGTCGAACGCGGTCTTCCATACCAACTCGCCCGTCTCCAGGTCGAGGCAGTGGAACTCGTTGCCGTCGCAGGCCGCGGTGAACACGTGCTGGGTGGTGACGATGGGTGAGGTGTTCACCTTGGGCCCGATTTCATGGGTGAACTTCAGCTTGCCCTCGATCATCCGGTGCGTCGGTCCGACCGTGCCCGTGTGGGCGGGATTGCCGCGGTACATGCTCCAGGTGTACACGTCCTCGGTCTTGAAGCGGAGGAAGTAGCTGTTGATGGTGTCCTTGAGCTTGGAGGTCAGGCGGTCTACCTCGCCGAGGGCGCCCTTGCGGATGGTTTCCAGCTCTTCCTGGTGGATGACGATTCGTTTCATGGCTCTCCCTGCGGCTTCCCCCACGGCGTCGTACGCCTGCGGGTCGCTCTCAGTGGGTTTCCGAGTCGCAACTACGGCCGAAGGCACAACTGCGTTCGAAGGCACATCTTTTTCTCGATTATATCTTTAACCCCTCCCCCGGTCAACCGAGGACCCATCCACCAGATCTACGAGGATGCGGTCGGCTACGAGCTGGTGCTCCCGGACGATGCGCCAGCTCTCTTCACCGACGCGTGTACCGCTCAGCAACTCCACCCGTCCCGCCGCGAGGTGACCCGCGAGGGCGGGAAACGCCTCCATCACCTCCACCCCCCAGCGCTCGCGGAATCGTTTCCCGGAGAGGCCGTTGCGGGTCCGGAGAGCCAGCATCGCCATTTCCAGCCGGCGTTCCCGCTCCGTGGGCCGCTCTTCCTCCCCGTCCGGGCGCTCGTCTTTCTCCGCGGCGCCCAGCCAGGCCTCGAGATCCGGCGTGTTACGCCGCCGAAGCTCGCCGTCATCGGAGACCGCCGAGGGGCCGAGGCCGACGAACGGTCCGGCCTCCCAGTAAATTTCGTTGTGACGGCAGCGGTGGCCCGGGCGGGCGAAGTTGGACAGCTCGTACTGCAGGAAACCATCGGTCTCCAGGCGATCCAGCGCGGCGTAGTAGATGTCGGCCGCCGTGTCGGGGTCCGGCGTGGGGAGCTCGCCCCGCTCCACGGCCCGGCCCAGGGGGGTGGTCGGCTCCAGCTTGAGCGCGTAGAGGGAGATGTGGTCCGGCGAGAGTGCGAGCGCGGCCTCCAGGCTTTTTTGAAAAACCGACCTTTTCTGTCCCGGCAGGCCGTACATCAGGTCTATGGACACCGACCGGACGCCGGCGCGCCGGGCGTTGGCGAAGATGCCGGTGTCCGTGGACCGGTGGGAGCGCCCCAGCATCCGCAGCTCGTCGTCGTCGAAGCTCTGAAAACCCACCGAGAGCCTGGTCAGCCCGGCCCGCAGCAGCGCCTCGAAGTAGCCGATCCCGGAGTTGGCGCAGGGGTTGGATTCCGCGGAGACCTCGGCCCCCGAGGGGATGCGGAACCGATCGCGCGTCCGGGCGATGATGTTGCCCAGCTCCCCCGCCCCCAGGAGGTTGGGCGTCCCCCCGCCCACGTAGAGCGTTCTCCCGCGGACCTCGGGCCCGAGCTTCAACTCCCGGAGAAGCCCGGCGACCACCCTCCTCCCCATCTCCGGCTCCGCGACGTAGCTGGTGAAATCGCAGTAGGCGCAGCGGCGTCGGCAGAGTGGGACGTGGACGTACACGCCGACCAGGTTACGGGTTCCGGTGCTCGAGGCGTCGCCCCGGATTTGCCAGGGCATTACTCGCTCCGCTTCGTTTCGTCCGTCGCCGGTCGGACGTAGATGGGATTGGAGAAGAGCCAGAGCCGCTGCACCGTGCCCCAGGGGAGATTGGGCGCCTCGACCCAGGCCTCGACCCGGTACACGCCGGGTTTTAAAATCTGATAGACGAAACGGTTGTCCGAAAATCGCTTCACCAGCCCGCCGTCCCGGATGAGTCGCAGCTCGACCCCCTCCGCCGGGGGGCAGTAGGCCTCCAGGGCCGTGGGCTCGCCGCCGAGGCTCGTCTCATCGCCCATGATGACCGTCCTCTCCCCCGAGCGGGCGGTGAACCGGAAACCCCGGCCGTCCCCGATGGGGGCGATGCAGCCGAAGCAGTGTCCCCGGGCGAGGGCCCCGGTGATGAGGGTCGAAGCGATGCCGGGATCGGTCGGCAGGCGTCGTGGAAGAAGGACGTAGGTGTGGATCGTGTCGAAGGCGCTTTCGTAGCTCGGCACCTTTAAATACCAGTCGCCCAGGACCTTGGACCGCCCCAGAGCTTCGGCGGAGGCCAGCCCCACCACCGGCCTGGCCCGGCACAGCTCGTCCCAGAGCGTGAACACCGCCCGATCCACGCCGAGACGGGCGTAGGAGCGGGGGCCGTCCAGGAGGTTCACGCTGACCGCGCCGAGCCAGGTCAGGGGGTCCGCGCGCCGCCACAGGCTGCGCAGGTTGACCACCTCCAGGGCGGTGAAGTTGGAAAGACCCCAGTCGCCCCAGGGCTCCTCGGCGTCCAGCGGCATGGCGACGACCGATAGTCCCTTCTCGTTCACCTCGGCGCAGATGCTCGCCGTAGACCGCCCTAGCCCCTTCGGCAGCGTCTTGGGGCCCAGAATCCAAAGTTTCCCCTCCGGCCGTACGAGCTCCGCGCCGCAGATGAGGTACAGGTGGCCGTAGTTGCCGACCAGGCCGTCCTTGCGGGCCCGCATAGAGTGCACGTCGGTGAAGACGACGAAGTCGAGGTCCGCCTTCCGCGCCAGGACGGCGATTTCGCCGTACCTCGAGTCGCCGTCGGAGTACCGGCTGTGCACCCCGAGCACGCCCCGGTAGGCGTAGTAACCGCCCAGGCGGGGGTAGACGGCGAAGGTCTTCGCGGGAAACTGGACCTGGAGGTTGTAGAGGGAGAAGAGAGTGAAGGCGGCCACGAGGGCCAGGACGACGTCCCGGACCAGACGGCGGCGTTTCCTGTGGCGGGTGATTGCTTCCGTCGTGGTCGGGACGGCGGGAC
This sequence is a window from bacterium. Protein-coding genes within it:
- a CDS encoding PQQ-binding-like beta-propeller repeat protein, producing the protein MKRIVIHQEELETIRKGALGEVDRLTSKLKDTINSYFLRFKTEDVYTWSMYRGNPAHTGTVGPTHRMIEGKLKFTHEIGPKVNTSPIVTTQHVFTAACDGNEFHCLDLETGELVWKTAFDAKVTSPAATSWDGFVYVPCDDQHLYSIGIESGLIQWKFHLDDIVLNTPCVDGTNVFLTSREGYLVALDATHCQLKWISPWESAHSEPTTGEVNIFIGTYDGCLMSVWQGSGDIKWKTKSLGRATSSATYHSERLFYSLPESDKRRGYLYCLDAETAKILWRHETIASLTCTSSVSRDSIYFVAQNYLESLKTEDAQKRWRFGTETPIRFCPTVIDQAVFITTKAGVIHAVDTETGKELWSKELGAGVIGSSAYANGTLVVSCEDGKLYAFE
- the hemW gene encoding radical SAM family heme chaperone HemW, which codes for MPWQIRGDASSTGTRNLVGVYVHVPLCRRRCAYCDFTSYVAEPEMGRRVVAGLLRELKLGPEVRGRTLYVGGGTPNLLGAGELGNIIARTRDRFRIPSGAEVSAESNPCANSGIGYFEALLRAGLTRLSVGFQSFDDDELRMLGRSHRSTDTGIFANARRAGVRSVSIDLMYGLPGQKRSVFQKSLEAALALSPDHISLYALKLEPTTPLGRAVERGELPTPDPDTAADIYYAALDRLETDGFLQYELSNFARPGHRCRHNEIYWEAGPFVGLGPSAVSDDGELRRRNTPDLEAWLGAAEKDERPDGEEERPTERERRLEMAMLALRTRNGLSGKRFRERWGVEVMEAFPALAGHLAAGRVELLSGTRVGEESWRIVREHQLVADRILVDLVDGSSVDRGRG